The following proteins come from a genomic window of Gimesia chilikensis:
- a CDS encoding ArnT family glycosyltransferase, with amino-acid sequence MSSKPALSTNTVVGTNTVVGLLLIWGTPLLLAGLILQQTAAFRNSKSATFDETYYLSTALKTVHQGFLDTRISGEGVAPLPIMLDYLPVVWNEEGSLRENPWEGEVSDPALIRRARGLNSILVGIPTMLVVYCWLYRRRGYLAALLGGALVTFSPTMEAHFSLATTDACFTLMALLALATLVRYWKQPGGWNLFWVALAVSVAISAKYSGILLLPCTLLIVGLVALQKWTSFSKAAVWSLAKRVTLVFGMFLLMFVPLTWALHLFSFTGPLKNVPYAETPDYSPWVKLLGRGPTAQKIMEIAHNDIKRPAPFAGVLFQFQHNEAGHDAYLMGELSKSGWWYFFPLAWLWKSTPVELLLTVISLCLLPFLWGDLKRLVRPVPAPVSELPEEEQQTDVSAPTSHAPLIWVLAVVVFMGMSLTSRLNLGQRYLLLLYPLLFMFSIDQMWRWFEGKLGLLVTVSVALIGFQVQSIVSVQPNYLSYFNDGIGGPQAGHKYLLDSNLDWGQDLPALKKIMDELPLEDQKNSLIYYFGTARPDAFGIKAAPLHANLDADPDQWKYMIISANHLQGLYAHGEDPCAEFRKLEPFKMANYSIYVFDLQSPEAKQALKHCLKIYQKYEDEQQEK; translated from the coding sequence CTTCTGATCTGGGGAACTCCCTTGCTGCTGGCCGGGCTGATCCTGCAGCAGACCGCTGCGTTTCGCAATTCCAAAAGTGCAACCTTTGATGAAACCTACTATCTGAGCACCGCTCTGAAGACGGTTCACCAGGGGTTTCTGGACACACGGATCAGTGGGGAAGGCGTTGCGCCGCTGCCGATCATGCTGGATTATCTGCCGGTCGTCTGGAATGAGGAAGGCAGCCTGCGTGAGAATCCCTGGGAAGGTGAAGTCAGTGATCCTGCATTGATCCGACGCGCCCGCGGACTCAATTCGATTCTGGTGGGAATTCCAACGATGTTGGTGGTGTACTGCTGGCTGTACCGACGCCGGGGTTACCTGGCGGCCCTGCTGGGAGGCGCGCTGGTTACCTTTTCCCCGACGATGGAAGCTCACTTTTCCCTGGCCACGACAGATGCCTGCTTTACGCTGATGGCGCTGCTTGCACTGGCGACACTGGTCCGTTACTGGAAACAGCCCGGTGGCTGGAATCTGTTCTGGGTTGCTCTGGCGGTTTCAGTGGCCATCTCGGCGAAGTACTCGGGGATTCTGTTGCTGCCCTGTACCTTGTTGATTGTTGGTCTGGTCGCTCTGCAGAAATGGACCTCATTTTCCAAGGCGGCGGTCTGGTCTCTGGCGAAACGGGTCACACTGGTCTTTGGGATGTTTCTGCTCATGTTCGTTCCGCTGACCTGGGCGCTGCATTTGTTCTCGTTCACGGGACCTTTGAAAAACGTGCCTTATGCCGAAACCCCCGATTACTCTCCCTGGGTCAAGCTGCTCGGTCGGGGCCCGACGGCTCAGAAGATTATGGAAATCGCGCACAATGATATTAAACGGCCTGCTCCCTTTGCGGGTGTGTTGTTTCAGTTCCAGCATAACGAGGCAGGCCATGATGCCTATCTGATGGGGGAACTCTCCAAGAGTGGCTGGTGGTATTTCTTCCCCCTGGCCTGGCTCTGGAAAAGTACACCCGTGGAACTGCTGTTAACGGTGATCAGCCTGTGCCTGCTCCCCTTTCTGTGGGGCGATCTGAAACGGCTGGTGAGGCCCGTTCCCGCTCCTGTTTCTGAACTTCCAGAGGAAGAGCAGCAGACCGATGTCAGTGCACCGACGAGCCATGCGCCGCTGATCTGGGTGCTGGCTGTGGTGGTCTTTATGGGGATGTCGTTGACCAGCCGCTTGAATCTGGGACAACGATACCTGCTGCTCCTCTATCCCCTGCTGTTTATGTTCAGCATCGATCAGATGTGGCGCTGGTTCGAAGGGAAACTGGGCCTGCTGGTGACAGTGTCGGTGGCCTTGATCGGTTTTCAGGTGCAGTCGATTGTTTCGGTTCAACCCAATTATCTGTCCTACTTCAATGATGGAATAGGCGGGCCTCAAGCGGGGCACAAATACCTGCTGGATTCAAACCTTGACTGGGGGCAGGATCTGCCTGCGCTCAAGAAAATTATGGACGAACTGCCTCTCGAAGATCAGAAGAACTCATTGATTTACTACTTCGGGACCGCTCGACCGGATGCATTCGGGATTAAAGCAGCCCCGCTTCATGCCAATCTGGATGCTGATCCAGATCAGTGGAAATACATGATTATCTCGGCGAATCATCTGCAGGGACTGTATGCTCACGGGGAGGATCCCTGTGCTGAGTTCCGGAAGCTGGAACCATTCAAGATGGCCAATTATTCGATTTACGTCTTTGATCTGCAGAGTCCGGAAGCAAAACAGGCTTTGAAGCATTGTCTGAAAATCTATCAGAAATACGAGGACGAGCAGCAGGAAAAATAG